A stretch of Candidatus Bipolaricaulota bacterium DNA encodes these proteins:
- a CDS encoding ATP-dependent Clp protease ATP-binding subunit, translating to MTEKKPLKKLPFLVCDACKGAGVIEDKTCRVCQGLGAVLFFKNKVFYWGKRIDTWSIYYEKFTKSIKAAINIILILLGLSGFFILFWQLYKLDFAPAYSFDYWFRQPSFEKFYFWLTVVGDLYLYYRIDQETDPKFKVLKKEYRDEDSLFSSLPTDWQDVLARPKSDLIDVAKSYNDQTSMLIDKAFFAAQSVSEPQIGELRLFYVLPESQPGMIIFSRLGLYKEVIQEKINNILSQRSAVGGMPRLSLTAKKILIMAYWQAMMDDKVKVEVTDLAAAFTIKELFVDLEKDYIGELLLDLDLNRQKLFNVVVWIKIQNQLIGQISRYRSRARLKSKSGIDRAMTATATPFLNQISRDLTQAARVGALFPCVDREKEFEEIFRIIEGSRSSALLVGFSGVGKTSILEGLAQKMIADDVPDMLKDKRLVSLSVPYLVSGATPAQAEERLLQAMAEASRARNIVIAIENIHDMIGITAGQEAGLDLGEVLADILTSKQFFSVATTTPADFANIEASSLAGSFQNIKVEEPEINEAIQVLEAKSGPIEYANKVFFSYDSLDKAVVLSSRYLHDKYLPQKALEIIEQVGIAVRKERGENQIVTGDDVAKFISEKTSIPVSKITQKEASKLLNLEEEIHHRIIGQEEAVKMVASSLRRARAELREGDRPIASLLFLGPTGVGKTELAKTVGDIYFGSEENMIRLDMSEYQTPESIYRLIGAPAGASKEGGYLTDAVRKNPFTVLLVDEIEKAHPDVLNLFLQVMEDGRLTDNTGRTIDFTNLIIIMTSNAGSSYIQDAVSQNKNIEEIKNQLLNVELREYFRPEFLNRYDGIMVFKPLTEENVYAIAKLLIAKVAKRLEEKGITFQATDEAIRDLAHQGFDPKFGARPLRRVIQTQVDDALANYLLTAQIGRRDTVTFDVGGKIHVEKAEAL from the coding sequence ATGACTGAAAAAAAACCATTGAAAAAATTGCCGTTTTTAGTCTGCGACGCTTGCAAAGGCGCCGGCGTGATCGAAGACAAAACGTGCCGAGTTTGCCAAGGCTTGGGCGCGGTTTTATTTTTCAAAAATAAAGTTTTTTATTGGGGCAAGAGAATCGACACTTGGAGCATTTATTATGAAAAATTCACCAAGTCAATCAAGGCGGCCATCAATATCATTTTGATCCTGCTGGGCTTGAGCGGTTTTTTCATTTTGTTTTGGCAGCTTTACAAATTGGATTTCGCGCCGGCGTATTCCTTCGACTATTGGTTTCGTCAGCCGAGTTTTGAAAAATTTTATTTTTGGCTGACAGTCGTCGGCGACTTGTATTTGTATTATCGTATTGATCAGGAAACCGATCCCAAATTCAAAGTTTTGAAAAAAGAGTACAGAGACGAAGATTCGCTGTTTTCTTCGTTGCCCACGGATTGGCAAGATGTTTTGGCCAGGCCGAAAAGCGATTTGATCGACGTTGCCAAATCCTACAACGATCAAACATCAATGTTGATAGACAAAGCATTTTTCGCGGCGCAAAGCGTCAGCGAACCTCAAATCGGCGAATTGCGCCTATTTTACGTGTTGCCGGAAAGCCAGCCCGGCATGATAATTTTTAGCCGACTGGGACTTTATAAAGAAGTCATTCAGGAAAAGATCAATAATATTTTGTCTCAGCGATCCGCGGTCGGGGGAATGCCGCGTTTGTCATTGACCGCCAAGAAAATTTTGATCATGGCTTATTGGCAAGCCATGATGGACGATAAAGTAAAAGTTGAGGTGACCGATTTGGCCGCCGCGTTTACGATTAAAGAGCTTTTTGTCGATTTGGAAAAAGATTATATCGGCGAGCTGCTGCTTGATTTGGACTTGAACAGGCAGAAATTGTTCAATGTGGTGGTGTGGATAAAAATTCAAAATCAATTGATCGGGCAGATTTCAAGATATCGCTCTCGCGCCAGATTGAAAAGCAAAAGCGGCATTGATCGCGCCATGACCGCCACGGCCACGCCGTTTTTGAATCAAATCAGCCGTGATTTGACGCAAGCGGCCAGAGTCGGCGCGCTTTTCCCGTGCGTTGACCGCGAAAAAGAATTCGAAGAAATTTTCAGAATCATCGAAGGCTCGAGAAGCAGCGCGCTTCTTGTGGGTTTTTCGGGGGTGGGCAAGACTTCAATTTTGGAAGGCTTGGCGCAAAAGATGATCGCCGACGATGTGCCGGATATGTTAAAAGATAAGCGCTTGGTCAGTTTATCCGTGCCGTATTTGGTCAGCGGCGCCACGCCGGCTCAGGCGGAAGAGCGGCTGCTTCAAGCCATGGCTGAAGCGTCTCGCGCGAGAAATATAGTTATAGCCATTGAAAATATTCACGACATGATCGGCATTACGGCCGGGCAAGAAGCGGGTTTGGATTTGGGAGAGGTTCTGGCCGATATTTTAACCAGTAAGCAATTCTTTTCCGTGGCCACGACCACGCCGGCTGATTTCGCGAACATCGAGGCCAGCTCGCTGGCCGGTTCGTTCCAAAATATTAAAGTGGAGGAACCGGAAATAAACGAAGCGATTCAGGTGCTTGAGGCCAAGAGCGGACCGATCGAATACGCCAACAAGGTTTTCTTTTCATATGACAGTTTGGATAAAGCGGTTGTTTTGTCTTCCCGTTATCTTCATGATAAATATTTGCCGCAAAAGGCTTTGGAAATCATAGAACAAGTGGGCATTGCCGTGAGAAAGGAGCGCGGAGAAAATCAAATCGTCACGGGCGACGATGTGGCCAAATTCATCAGTGAGAAAACTTCGATCCCTGTTTCGAAAATAACGCAAAAAGAAGCCAGTAAATTATTGAATCTAGAAGAAGAAATACATCACCGAATCATCGGGCAGGAAGAAGCCGTGAAAATGGTCGCGTCAAGTTTGCGTCGCGCCAGAGCCGAGCTTCGCGAAGGCGATCGGCCGATCGCCAGTTTGCTTTTCTTGGGCCCGACCGGAGTCGGCAAAACCGAATTGGCGAAGACCGTGGGCGATATTTATTTCGGCAGTGAAGAAAACATGATCAGACTGGACATGTCCGAATACCAAACGCCGGAGAGCATTTACCGTCTGATTGGAGCGCCGGCGGGCGCGTCCAAAGAAGGCGGTTATTTAACGGATGCGGTCAGAAAAAATCCGTTTACGGTTTTGCTCGTTGATGAAATAGAAAAAGCGCATCCGGACGTTTTGAATTTATTTTTGCAGGTAATGGAAGACGGGCGTTTAACTGATAACACCGGTCGAACGATTGATTTTACGAATTTGATTATTATCATGACTTCGAACGCGGGCAGTTCCTATATCCAAGACGCGGTTTCTCAAAATAAAAATATAGAAGAAATAAAAAATCAATTGCTCAACGTGGAATTGAGAGAATATTTCAGGCCGGAGTTTTTGAATCGCTACGATGGCATTATGGTGTTCAAACCGCTGACAGAAGAAAATGTTTACGCGATAGCGAAATTATTGATCGCCAAGGTGGCCAAACGATTGGAAGAAAAAGGCATTACTTTCCAAGCGACGGACGAGGCGATCAGAGATTTGGCCCATCAAGGCTTTGATCCGAAATTCGGCGCCAGGCCGCTGCGCCGCGTGATCCAAACGCAAGTCGATGACGCCTTGGCCAATTATCTATTGACCGCGCAGATCGGCAGACGCGACACGGTGACTTTTGACGTTGGCGGCAAGATTCACGTGGAAAAGGCGGAGGCGTTGTGA
- a CDS encoding deoxynucleoside kinase, producing the protein MKKFIAIAGNIGVGKTTLSKKLAEYFNWSSYVEPAVENPYLADFYQDMNKWAFLSQLYFLSKRLEDQYNLSINPGSVILDRSLYENSEVFAKNLFLQGFISTRDWQVYQKFYKICLNILPAPDVVIYLKASTETIMARVKKRGREFENLISREYVESLNKLYAEWTENFKVAPVLTIDYDKVDLKHNQEDFDDFISKISSYLMD; encoded by the coding sequence ATGAAAAAGTTTATAGCCATCGCCGGCAATATCGGCGTGGGCAAGACAACTTTGTCGAAAAAATTGGCCGAATATTTCAACTGGTCGTCTTATGTCGAGCCGGCTGTGGAAAATCCTTACTTGGCTGATTTTTACCAGGACATGAACAAGTGGGCGTTTTTATCCCAGCTTTATTTTTTATCAAAACGGCTGGAGGATCAATATAATTTGTCGATCAATCCCGGCTCTGTGATCTTGGATCGCAGTTTATATGAGAATTCGGAAGTGTTCGCCAAAAACTTGTTTCTCCAAGGTTTTATTTCCACTCGGGATTGGCAAGTTTATCAAAAATTTTACAAAATCTGTTTGAATATTTTACCCGCTCCGGACGTGGTGATTTATTTGAAGGCCTCGACGGAAACCATTATGGCGCGGGTGAAAAAGCGCGGTCGGGAATTCGAAAATTTGATTTCCAGGGAATATGTCGAGTCGCTTAACAAACTTTATGCGGAGTGGACGGAGAATTTCAAAGTCGCGCCGGTTTTGACCATTGATTACGACAAGGTGGATTTGAAACACAATCAGGAGGATTTTGATGATTTCATTTCAAAAATTTCATCTTACTTAATGGATTAG
- a CDS encoding ATP-dependent helicase: MIDFKKELNEEQYKVVSEADGPALVLAGAGSGKTRTLVYRVAYLIEKGVSPENILLVTFTNKAANEMMERIKKLLGFEPKKFWAGTFHHIGNVILRQYAAKLGYQSNFNILDQDDSVTLLKSVYEDFGIKTKGHDFPKADLVHSIISFAFNTRKPVLEVAEEIYGYPDFVSHKIDDVAASYEEKKKSANLMDFDDLLTKWLDLLKKFPETKTKLSERFHYILVDEYQDTNHIQAEIIYELASVHQNVLVVGDDSQSIYSFRAADIKNILNFPKRFENAKIYKLETNYRSTPQILDLANASIEKNKDQFRKNLNTHKPDGILPILIPARDVYQQASMVVNRILEIKDKGRALREAAVLFRSTFQSAELQLEMSKRNIPYVVRGGLRYFEQAHIKDIVSYLKIIQNFRDEISWKRLLKMREGIGVKNADAIWKKIQKFESLNEVLATKIQVGSRASASWNDLNNILRKMFEIKENNRGIADMIKCVLDLDYKEYARNVFENYRDRLDDIRQLMNFVVTYEKLEDLLTDVMLSESYRRNDAEARDEVVLSTIHQAKGLEWPYVIIIGLCDGAFPHHKSMEDRAQLEEERRLFYVAVTRAKEELSMIYPIRTISYEYGEMINQPSMFIKELEPSLYVTVGGDDYFNAYLDNDSQDRTIYYD; the protein is encoded by the coding sequence ATGATAGATTTTAAAAAGGAACTGAACGAAGAACAATACAAGGTCGTCAGCGAAGCGGACGGGCCGGCTTTGGTTTTGGCCGGAGCGGGCAGCGGAAAAACCAGAACTTTGGTTTATCGTGTCGCGTATTTGATTGAAAAAGGCGTTTCGCCGGAAAATATTTTATTGGTCACTTTCACCAATAAAGCGGCCAATGAAATGATGGAGCGAATAAAAAAATTGCTGGGCTTTGAGCCGAAGAAGTTTTGGGCCGGCACGTTTCACCATATCGGCAACGTGATTTTAAGACAATACGCGGCTAAGCTGGGTTATCAAAGCAATTTTAATATTTTGGATCAAGACGACAGCGTGACATTATTGAAATCGGTTTATGAAGATTTCGGCATAAAAACCAAAGGCCACGATTTTCCCAAAGCCGATTTGGTTCATTCCATAATTTCATTCGCTTTTAACACGAGAAAACCCGTGCTGGAAGTGGCCGAGGAGATTTACGGCTATCCCGATTTTGTCAGCCATAAAATCGATGACGTGGCGGCCTCCTACGAGGAAAAGAAAAAATCGGCCAACTTGATGGATTTTGATGATCTTTTGACCAAGTGGCTGGATTTGCTCAAAAAATTCCCGGAAACCAAAACCAAATTATCAGAGAGATTCCATTATATTTTGGTGGATGAGTATCAGGACACCAATCATATTCAAGCGGAAATAATTTACGAATTGGCGTCCGTTCATCAAAATGTCTTGGTGGTCGGCGACGATTCGCAGAGCATTTATTCTTTTCGCGCCGCGGATATAAAAAACATTTTGAATTTTCCCAAAAGATTTGAAAACGCAAAAATTTACAAATTGGAAACCAATTACCGCTCGACTCCGCAGATTTTGGATCTGGCCAACGCCAGCATTGAAAAAAACAAGGATCAATTTAGGAAAAATTTGAATACTCATAAACCCGATGGCATTTTGCCGATTCTCATTCCGGCGCGCGACGTTTATCAGCAGGCTAGCATGGTGGTCAATAGGATTTTGGAAATCAAAGACAAAGGCCGAGCTTTGCGCGAGGCTGCGGTTTTGTTTCGCTCGACTTTTCAATCCGCGGAATTGCAGCTGGAAATGAGCAAAAGAAACATTCCTTATGTCGTTCGCGGCGGTTTGCGTTATTTCGAGCAGGCTCATATCAAAGACATTGTTTCATATTTGAAAATCATTCAAAATTTCAGGGACGAGATTTCCTGGAAGCGTTTGTTGAAAATGCGCGAAGGCATTGGCGTGAAAAACGCGGACGCTATTTGGAAAAAAATTCAAAAGTTCGAAAGTTTGAACGAAGTTTTGGCGACTAAGATTCAGGTCGGCTCGAGGGCGAGCGCCAGCTGGAATGATTTGAACAATATTTTGAGAAAAATGTTTGAAATAAAGGAAAACAATCGCGGCATCGCGGACATGATCAAATGCGTTTTGGATTTGGATTACAAAGAGTACGCCAGAAATGTTTTTGAAAACTATCGCGACCGGCTCGACGACATCAGGCAGCTGATGAATTTCGTGGTCACTTATGAAAAACTCGAAGATCTGCTGACCGACGTGATGCTCAGCGAAAGTTATCGGCGTAATGACGCCGAGGCGCGAGATGAAGTGGTCTTGTCCACCATCCATCAGGCCAAAGGCCTGGAATGGCCATATGTCATTATTATAGGCCTTTGCGACGGCGCGTTCCCTCATCATAAATCAATGGAAGATCGGGCGCAGCTCGAAGAAGAGCGCCGGCTTTTTTACGTGGCCGTTACTCGGGCGAAGGAGGAACTATCCATGATTTATCCGATCAGAACCATCAGTTATGAATACGGAGAAATGATAAATCAGCCGTCCATGTTCATCAAGGAATTGGAGCCTTCGCTTTACGTGACCGTGGGCGGGGATGATTATTTTAACGCGTATTTGGATAATGATTCGCAGGATAGGACGATTTATTATGATTAA
- a CDS encoding epoxyqueuosine reductase QueH: MKVLLHICCAPCGGYVIEKLKEMGWDVTAFFYNPNVFPKEEYDLRLSEAKKLCEKYDVNLIEGEYDHGAWLEKIKGLEKEPEKGKRCEVDFTLRLSETAQVASENGFDAIAATLTVSPHKPAELINEIGHEMAAMYGVTFIDNIWRKGDGFKKSCEICDKEHFHRQNYCGCEFSVN, from the coding sequence ATGAAAGTATTGCTTCACATCTGCTGCGCTCCGTGCGGCGGTTATGTTATTGAAAAATTAAAAGAAATGGGGTGGGATGTAACCGCTTTTTTTTATAATCCCAATGTTTTTCCCAAAGAAGAATATGATTTGAGATTAAGCGAAGCGAAAAAACTTTGCGAAAAATACGATGTGAATTTAATCGAAGGAGAATACGATCATGGCGCCTGGTTGGAAAAAATCAAAGGTTTGGAAAAAGAACCGGAGAAAGGCAAGCGCTGTGAAGTCGATTTTACGCTCAGATTGTCGGAAACGGCTCAAGTCGCGAGCGAAAACGGATTTGACGCCATCGCCGCGACCCTGACGGTCAGTCCGCACAAACCGGCGGAATTGATCAATGAAATCGGCCATGAAATGGCGGCCATGTACGGAGTGACATTTATTGATAATATTTGGAGAAAGGGAGACGGGTTCAAAAAGTCTTGCGAGATTTGCGATAAGGAACATTTTCATAGGCAGAATTATTGCGGCTGCGAGTTCTCAGTGAATTGA
- a CDS encoding phage holin family protein: protein MRLILTWLLNALGLLAIAYLVPGIGVEKFYIALILVLILGIVNAIIGNILKLLTLPITILTLGLSNLIINGLMFWLVSTFIKGFAVSGFWAAVLGALLYTLVTTLTGLLLRREE from the coding sequence ATGAGACTAATTTTAACTTGGCTGCTGAACGCTCTCGGGCTATTGGCCATTGCGTATTTGGTGCCGGGTATCGGCGTAGAAAAATTTTACATCGCCTTGATCCTCGTGCTTATTTTGGGAATAGTCAACGCGATTATCGGAAATATTCTCAAACTTTTAACTTTGCCGATCACCATTTTAACGCTTGGTTTGTCCAATTTAATCATCAACGGCCTGATGTTCTGGCTTGTGTCCACATTCATCAAAGGATTTGCGGTCAGCGGATTTTGGGCGGCGGTTTTGGGCGCGTTGTTGTACACTTTGGTGACGACTCTGACGGGATTGCTTTTGAGAAGAGAAGAATAA
- a CDS encoding four helix bundle protein has product MEDENTFHGIMRQKMNEYVHLVYKISKCFPIEELYGVTSQLRRSALSVILNYIEGYARIKNKVHRNFLEIAYGSLKESVYLMDFAKEEGYIEIVGDFQKAKALADEIGAMLWKTFNGLDNH; this is encoded by the coding sequence ATGGAAGATGAAAATACATTTCATGGGATAATGAGACAAAAGATGAATGAGTATGTGCATTTGGTTTATAAAATTTCAAAATGTTTTCCTATAGAGGAATTATATGGGGTTACTTCTCAATTGAGGAGATCGGCTTTGTCGGTTATATTAAATTATATTGAAGGATACGCCAGAATAAAAAATAAAGTGCATCGAAATTTTTTGGAAATCGCTTATGGTTCGCTGAAGGAATCCGTTTATTTAATGGATTTTGCCAAAGAAGAAGGCTATATTGAGATTGTGGGTGATTTTCAGAAAGCGAAAGCGTTGGCTGACGAGATAGGCGCAATGCTTTGGAAGACGTTTAATGGACTGGATAATCATTAA